AGCGCGGGCCGCTACGCTGGGTGATCTTCTCTTGGCCGAGTGATCGGCTTGATTGCGGGCCGCGTAAGGACGTGCAGATCAAAGCGGTGCGGGCCGAGTGTTATGGTTTTTACCTCGCTTGGCTCGTCGATCGCCTTTCGCCCGAGGCGCATGTGAGCATGATCGGCTACAGCTTCGGTACGCGACTGATCGGTTCGAGCCTACACTACCTGGGTGGCGGCAAATTGCGCGGCCGGCAGTTGGCGGAGATTCAGGTCGAAGACCGAGGCGTGCGGACGGTGCTGCTTGCTGCGGCGCTCGACAACAATCATTTCTCCCCAGGCCATGCGATGCAGGCCGCGCCGTCGCAGATCGACCATCTGCTGTTGGGCTGCAATCAGCAAGATCCGGCGTTGAAATGGTACGCCCTGCTCTACCAACTCACGTTTCGCCCGCGCCGCGGACAGCAAGCGCTCGGCCACTCGGGCGTCGCCGGCTTGCAATGCATGCCGGAGTTGAAAGATCGGGTCGAGCAGCGTGATCTGTCATGCGCCGTCGGCCGCGAACACGACACGCACGGTTTCCATTACCTCACGCCGTGGTTCACCGAACGGATGCGCACGTACGTCTACTTCGAAGACGTCGACGGCACGAATTAATTCGCAATTGCCGCGATTGTCTCCTGGTTTGATTGCCGCATCCTGTTTGGCGGAATAAACTAGGTCTATGTCTCGGCAATCGGTATCGATATTCGGGCTACTTCAAGATGACCTCGGATAACTTCGAAAAGGCTCTTCAAGCGTATCAGCGTCGACGCCCGTTCCGCTCGTTTTCGGTGCGGTTCGTGAGCGGCGAGCATATCGATGTCGACCATCCCGAAGCTCTGATCGTTCGAAGCGGCGTCGGAGTTTTCTTAAGTGCCGCCGGTGTGCCGACTCTTTTCGATCACGAAAGCGTGAGCGAAGTGGTCGGTGAAACCGAGCGACGTACGGCTTAGACTCAAACTCACTTGCCGGCTACGTCGACATCGGCTGCGTCGCGCGCTTCGGGCCGGCTGCGAGGAGCGTTGCGCCGGCGGCGTCGGCATACTTGGCGAAGTTCTTCCGGAACAAGTCGGCAAGGTGTTCGGCCGTCGAATCGTAAGCGGCGGCATCGCTCCAGACTTTGCGCGGCGTGAGGATCGCCTCGGGAACGCCCGTCGCGCGCTGCGGCACTTGGAAGCCGAACCACGGATCGGCGACCGTCGGCGCTTGGGCAAGCTCGCCGGAGTGGATTGCGTCGATGATGGCCCGCGTATATTCGAGCTTCATGCGCAGGCCGGTGCCGTAGGCGCCGCCCGACCAACCGGTGTTCACAAGCCAAGCCTCGGCACCATGCGCACGCATTTTTTCGGCGAGCATCTCCGCGTATTTCGTCGGATGCCACACGAGAAACGCCGCACCGAAACAAGCCGAGAACGTCGCTTGCGGCTCTTTCACGCCGACCTCGGTGCCTGCCACTTTCGCCGTGTAGCCCGAGATGAAGTGGTACATTGCTTGTTCGGGCGAAAGCTTACTCACCGGCGGCAGCACGCCGAACGCGTCGCATGTAAGCAGGATGATGTTCTTCGGATGGTTGCCGATGCACGGAATCTTCGCGTTCGGAATAAATTCGATCGGGTACGAGCAGCGCGTGTTTTCCGTGACGGAGATGTTGTTGTAGTCGACGCGGCGGGTTCGTTCGTCGTACGCCACGTTTTCCAACACCGAGCCGAAGCGAATCGCGTCGAAGATTTCGGGCTCTTTTTCTTTCGTGAGGTTCACGCACTTCGCGTAGCAACCCCCTTCGATATTGAACACTCCGTCGTCGCTCCAGCAATGCTCGTCGTCGCCGATGAGCGCGCGGTGCGGGTCGGCCGAGAGGGTCGTCTTGCCGGTGCCCGAAAGGCCGAAGAAGAGCGAGGTGTCGCCGGCGGGTCCTTCGTTGGCCGAGCAGTGCATCGAGAGCACTCCGCGCTTCGGCATCAGGTAGTTCATGATCGTGAAGACCCCCTTCTTCATCTCGCCGGCGTATTCGGTGCCGAGGATGACGAACTCCTTGAGTTCGAAACTGAGGTCGATCGTCGTCCGCGAGGTCATCTGCTCGGTGTGCAGGTTCGCGGGGAACTCGCCGGCATTGAAGATCACATAATCGGGCTCACCGAACGATTCGAGCTCGTCGCGCGTCGGCCGAATGAGCATGTTGTACATGAACAGCGCGTGGTACGGCCGGGCGCAGATGATGCGGATCTTGAGGCGATAGCGCGGATCCCAGCCGGCGTAGCCGTCGACGACGTAGATCTGCGAGCGGAAGTTGAGAAAGTCGACGGCGCGCTGCCGGTTCACTAAGAACGAATGCTCGGCGAGCTTGATGTTGACGTCGCCCCACCAGACATCGGCCGACGACATCGGATGGTCGACGATCCGTTTATCTTTCGGGCTTCGACCGGTCTTCGAGCCGCTGCGCGAGAGCAACGCGCCGACGGAAGTGATGACGCCGTGATCGCTCTTGATCGCTTCTTCGTAGAGTCGCGCCGCAGGCGGGTTGCGCAAGTATTCGGCGTGGTAGATACCGTAGCGAGAGAGATCCGGGAGCGGAGCCATGAGCGAGAATTCCTTCCGTGAGGTGAGGCCGGCGACATGACGATAGTCGCCGCGCAAAGACCGGTTCGATCCATGCGCGATGGATCGAACCGGCTGCGCCGCACGACGATGCCGCCTGCATCGAACGTCGGCGCGATTCGTAAGTTTTTATTTCAACGTCGTCCGTTCGAGGCTATTTCTTCGGAGCCGCCGGATCGGCCTTCTTCACTTCCGGTTTAGCGTCCGGCTTCGTTTCGGTTTTTACATCGGCTTTCTTCTCCGGCACCGGAGCCGGCTTGGCTTCCGGCTTCTTCTCCGCAGGAGCCGCAGGAGCCGCTTGTGGTTTCGCGGGCTCGGGCTTCTTTTCCTCCGGCTTCTTCGCTTCCGGTTTTTTCTCTTCGGGTTTCTTTTCAGCGGGCTTGGCCGGTTCAGGCTTCTTCTCTTCCGGCTTGGCCATCGGCGGCTTTGCCGGCTCTGCGGCAATGACCACTTCCGGCGGCGGAGCGGGCTTCCAAGGGTCGTTCAACTTCGCGCCGGTCGCACTCGCCGGGCGATCGACCGGAAACGCTTCCTTCAACTCCGGCACTTGCCACAAGCGAACCGAAGGAATCTTGCCGCTTGAATCATACGCGCCGCCGGCCGCGAGTTGCTTGCCGTCAGGCGAGAGGGCGACGGTCCAGACCGTCGTGGTGAAACCTTCGAGCAGCTTCGTCTCGATCTTCTTCGCCGGATCGATCAGCCGGAGCGTGCGATCGTAGCCTCCCGCGACGACGACCTTGCCGTCGGGCGTGGCGGTGATGCCGGTCGTCCAGTTGCGTTGCGTCGGCATCTCGGCCGGCTTCGTGGCATCGAGGTTCCAGATCTTGATCGAGCGGTCTTCGCCACCGGAAACGAATTGCTTATCGGCGACGACCCACGCGAGCGTGAGCGCCGGCTCGGTGTGTCCTTCAAGCTTCGCCTTCGGCGTTCCTTTGGCGACGTCCCAAACTTGAATCGTCTTGTCGTCGCTCGCCGTCACGAGGGTCTTGCCGTCGGTCGAGAAGAGGATCGCGTTCACGGCGGCCGTGTGACCCTTGAGGGTTTGCTTCTCGACCGGCTTCGCGCTCGAGACGTCCCAAAGTTTCACGAGGCCGTCTTCACTGGCCGAAGCGAGCAGGCCCGAGCCCGGCACGAAGGCGAGGGCGCGGATCCAATGCGGATGGGCAGGGAACGACGCCGTTTCTTTTCCGGTCGCCGTTTCCCACAGCTTCACGATGCCGTCGTATGAGCCGGTGGCAAGCGTCTTCCCGTCGGCCGAGAATGCTACCGACCACACGCTCGAATCGTGTCCGGCGAACGTCCCCTTGCGGGCACCGGTCGCGGCGTCCCAAACGGCGACGTCCCCTTGCCGATAGAGCAGGCTCTCGCCGCCGACCGTGGCGAGCAGCTTGCCATCGGGCGAGTAGGCGAGGTCGACGACCCAACGCGTGTGCTGCGCGAGGTTCGCAGCCGGCGACGTCGAAGGAGCCACAGCCGGCGGCGGAGCGTGTTCTTTCGCTTCCGGCAATTTAGCCGGCGGCGCTTTGGGGGCGGCCGCTTGCTGGCCCGGCTCTTTGGCCTCGGCCTTCTTCACCGGTTCCGTTTTAGCGGGCTCGGTCTTCGCCGGTTCCGCTTTGGCCGGCTCCTTAGGTGCCGCAGCTTTCGGCGCGGCTTCTTTCGGTGCGTCGGCGGCCAAGGTCGACGCCGCCGGCGAGGCGAGGAGTGCGGCGAGCGTGAGGTAGGTTGCGAATCGTTTTGTGAAGATCGTGGGCATGGGCGATGGCTCGAATGAAGAACTACGATACGATAATGGAAGTCGCGTGCTTGACGAGTCCGTGTCGGGCCGGTTTGATAAGACCGGTAGAGCAGGACGATTATAGCTCGCCGACGACCGCTCGCGAGAGTCGCTTTTCGAGCAGGCGGTCTGGTTTTTTATTTCCGTAACCGCAGCCATGCGCGTATCGAGGCCGGGCCCCCTGCCGGCAATTATTACTCTTGAGAGGAGTTCGTTCGATGTCTGGACCGATCATCCGTTCCGGCCCTAGCCCGAAGTTTACGCAGAATTGGGACAGCATTTTCTCGGGCAAGAGCGGAGCCAAGGCCAAGCCGGCCGCAGCCAAACCGGAAGCGAAAGCCGCGGCCAAGGCCGAACCGAAGGCCGCCAAAGCCGCGAAGCCGGCCAAAGCTGCCAAGCCCGCCGCGAAGTCGACGAAGAAGAAAGCCAAGAAGTAGAAGGCCTAATGACTAATGTCTAATGACTAAGGAAGGACGAAGTTCGAACGTCGAAAGAGATCTAAAATCGTCGACGGAGTTCCACCTTCCTATTAGACATTAGTCATTGGTCATTAGTCATTCCAACCAAGCATCGTCGCTGCTTCGACCCGTATGAAGATCTACACGAAGACCGGCGACGACGGCGAAACCGGACTCTTCGGCGGGCCCCGCGTGCCGAAAGATCATCTGCGCATCGAGGCCTACGGCACCGTCGATGAGTTGAACAGCGTCGTCGGGCTCGTGCGGCTGCATTTGCGCTCGTCGCAGGCGCTGCTCGTCGGGCTCGATGCGAACTTAGAGCGAATCCAGAACGAACTCTTCGATCTTGGGGCCGCGCTGGCGACTCCCGAGCCGATGAAGTTCGGCATTGCGGGAATCACCGACGACGCGATCACGGCACTTGAGCTCTCAATCGATCGCCTCGAACTAGACCTCGAACCGCTGCGTCAATTCATCCTACCCGGCGGCGCACCGGCTGCCGCTTACTTGCATCTGGCCCGCACGGTCTGTCGCCGCGCCGAACGGCTGTTAGTCGCGCTCGCGCGCGCAGCCGATATCGCACCCAACGCGGTAATCTATCTGAATCGCCTCAGCGACTGGCTCTTCGTCGCCGCCCGCTGGGTAAACAAAAGCGAAGGCCAACCGGACGTTCCCTGGCTAAAAGAACGTCCAACGTCGTAGGCACGCTCCGCGTTCCGTAACCTCGCGAGCCTCAGCCCCCGAACGGGAATCGCTACGCTTCCACCCGCCTTGCCGATTCGCCTGCGAGCGGCGAAAATAAGCGGTTCGTCGTTTTGGTCCGCTCGCTCTTAGCGTCGTTCGCCGTGCATCTACTCGCCCATCCTGAATCGCCTTCCGCAGCACGTCCGACTCCGGCCGTGGCGCGCATTGCCGAGGCGCGCCCGGCGGCGTTGGCCGAAGCGCCGATTCCGTTGCCGCTCTTGATCACCGGCATCGCCGGAGTCGCCGGGTACAATGCGTTTCATTATTTTCGCGACAAGTATCCCGGCCAAGTCATCGGCATCCGTCAGCGCGACAGCAAGCTCACGGGCCCCGGCGTCGTGGCGTGCGATGCCGAAGATCACGACGGGCTCGCGCGACTCTTCGCCGAGCACAAGTTTCGCGCCGTGCTCGATTGCGCCGGCAACTGCGCGCTGCGGGCCTGCGAACTCGATCCCGATCTCGCTTGGCGGATCAACGTCGGCGGGGTGAAGAACTTACTCGGCGCGATTCGCGCGGCGGCCGAACCGGTGCGGCTCGTGCATCTGTCGATCGACTTGGTCTACTCCGGCTTCGGCTACGGCAACCACATCGAGACCGACCCGACCGATCCCGTCACGGTCTACGGCAAGACGATGGTCGCGGCCGAAGAGGTGTTGGCGGCGGAGATGCCCGAGGCCTGCGTGCTTCGGATCTCGTTGCCGATGGGGATCAGCTTCAACGGCCATGCCGGAGCGATCGATTGGATTCAATCGCGTTTCAAGAAGGGGCGCATGGCGACCCTCTACTTCGACGAGTTTCGCACGCCGACTTATACCGACTGCTTGAACGAACTCTGCGAGACCGTGCTTGCGCATGAGCGATTGCAAGCGCCGCTCAGCGGATTGTTTCACGCCGGCGCACCGCTTGCGCTCTCGCTCTACGAGATCGCGCAAGTGATCAATCGCGTCGGCGGCTACGATCCGCACTTGCTGATGGGCTGCCCGAGGTTGCACGCCGGCCCGATCCCGCCGCGAGCGGGAAACGTAGCGATGGATTCGTCGAAGCTGGCCGCAGCACTCGGCTATCAACCGTTCGACCCCTGGCCGCACCACACGGCCCACGTGCCGACGGACCGGCTTTGGCACTATCGCCGGCGAGGCACGGAGCCAGGCTCGGAAACGCTGCTGGCCGAAGTGCTTTATCGGAACCCGAGACGCCGAGGATAGTATGCGAAAGACGCAATTCTACAGCCAGATTCCGTTGATTCTGATTTCTCTGTTCGGTCTGTTTTTCGCTGTCACCGAAATCAATGGTTGTAACGGGGGAATAACAGTCGCCATTCTCCGCATCCAAAAAGTGATTGAAGTCGACGATGCGGAAATAAAAAAGCAATATCCGCAATGGTCGACTTCTCGCAGCGATTCGGAGATCGCTCATTACGTGGCGGCTCCATACATCCGAGCGTTGGTCTTCGTATCAATCGTCTCACTGACGACTGCCATTATCCATTTTTGGGGTTCACCCGACGATCACTAATGGCGCCGCGAGAGCGAACCAGGTTCGGAGAAGCTTTTCGCCGAGGTGCTGTATCGCAATCCAGGCCGGCGACGCTAAGCGGTCGCTCCCTTTGGAACGCCACGCTGGAGCGTGACGTTCCACGGGACTTTACCCCTTCACCTCGAAGATCGCCTCGATCTCCACCGCCACGCCGCTGGGAAGCGAGGCGAAGCCGAGCGCGCTGCGGGCGTGGTAGCCGTCCGTCTCTTTGCCGAAGATTTCATGCAGCAGGTCCGAGCAGCCGTTGATCACGGCCGGCTGGTCGATGAAGTCGGGCGTGCAATTCACGCAACCGAGAACCTTAAGCACCTTCAGGCCGTCGAGCGTGCCGTGCGTATTCCACACGCTCCGCAGAATTTCGATCGCGCATTCGCGGGCCGCAGCGTTGCCTTGCTCGGTCTTAAGGTCGGCCCCGAGCTTCCCTTTGATCTTGCTCGTGTGGCCCGACGTGAGGAGTTGGTTTCCCGAGCGGACGCACTTGTTCAAGTAGCCGGGAGCTAGTTTCTCGAACGTGATGCCGAGTTGCTCGGCCTTCTTCTGCGGACTCATAACGGACTTCTCCTGAGCAAAAACAAACGACGAACGATCGACACCGCTCGCGACGAGCGATCCCACGGCAAACACGGAACTTAACTTAGCGGACGATACTAAAAACTCACGGCGTGAAGTTAGTCGCGAGATATGTTGTGAAGGCCTGTGCTGCGGCGACATCATGAAACTCCGAAATAAAGGCATGGGGTGCTTGGGAACGTCGGATCTCTAAAAAGTAGAATGTCCCCCTTTCTTTTAGCCCATCACCTCGGATAGCTTCACCAGTCGGCTTTGTTCCTTGAGCGACTTGGCGCCGGCCCAGACGACGGCCGTCACTTCGAGAATTTCTTGGTGAGGAATCGGCTCTACGCCGGTGCGCACCATCTTGAGAAATTCTTCGGCCATGCGGAACATCTGATACTTATGTCCGTAGGCGAAATCGCCGTCGATCGACGACGTATAGCTCAGCAACTTTTTCTTGAAGTAGACGTCGGTTCGGTCGTACTCGAAACCCACGTAAGGTTGGCCGAACCACACATGACACGGATAACGGTCGGGCCAAGTGATGAGCCCGTGGCACGTGTCTTTGTATTCGTACAGGCTCACCGAATCGACGCCGGCTCCCATCAACGTCATCACGGTCCAGACCGGATGCTGTCCGTAAATCATCCAGCCGGGCAAGCTATAGCGGCTCTGCAACCGTGCCGACACATGCTCGAGCTGCCCGAACTCCGCGGAGTCGCGAATGCGAAGAGCGTTTTCCATGCCCCATTCATAGCAAAAGATGCTCGCCGACATGATCGGCGCTTTGTGCTTGCGCGCGAAGTCGAGAATCTTCTTCGTCCCTGCGACCGTGCCGCCGATCGGCTTGTCGCAAAACGTCGGCAGCCCTTTCGCTAAGCCCGGCGCACAGAGGTCGAAGTGGTCTTCACCCAGGCCCGAGGCGTCTCCCATCCAGATCGCATCGACTTCTTCGGCCATCTTCTCGAGCGACGTCGCCACCTGCACGCCCGGGAAGACGTCGGTAAACATTTTCGCGACCGCCGGGTCGGCATCGTAATAGTGCGTGATCTTCGAGTCGGGGAACGGCAAACGCCCGAAGTCGAGCTTCGGGTTGCGATAAACTTTCTGGAAGCTGTCGAATGCCGGCGGATTGTGTCGCTTCAGAGCATCGAAGTCGAACGTCGGATGCAGGTATTGCGCGAAGTGCCAGGTGTGGCCGTTGAGCTTCTGCGGCTTGCCGAGAATCGCCGCCGAAACCACGCCGATGCGATAAGTCTTTCCCGGTGTCGGTCGTGCCGAGGGCTTCGCAGCTTCTTCCCCTTGCGCAAGCCCGGCCAGCGACATTACCCCCGCCGCACCGGCCAGCCTAAGCATGTCGCGCCGAGCGAACTCGGGGTGATTTGGGTTCGTGCTTGGTCGTTGAAGATCATGCGGGTCGTTCATGAGCTGTTCCTGATAATGAGGGGCAGGCGACGTTGCGCTTCAGCGCCTTTTCGCGCGAGCGAGAAGCCGAGACGAAGCTCGGTAGAGTATGACTAATCCCAAGCCCAAAGCAGCGCCTAAAATCGTGAGTCGGCCCAGGCCACACATGTTTCACGATCGAAGCGTTATCCCTTCGGGATCTTGCTCATATCCATATAGAGCATGTTCCAGCGGTGGCCGTCCGGGTCGATGAAGCCGCAGCCGTACATCCAATCTCCCTTCGCGCTCGGCTCGGCGAACACCGTGCCGCCGGCCGCCGCGACCTTCTGCGCCATCTCGTCGACTTCGGCTCGGCTGTCGGCGCCGATCGAGAACAACACTTCGGTCGCGCGTCGCGGATCGGCGACCTCGTTCATCACGAAGCTTTGAAAGGTCGCCTCGGGAAACAGCATCACGCAGGTACTCTTCGTCCCTACGAGCAGACTCGCCGAGCCGGGCCCATTGCCGTACTGCGGATTCAACGTGAAGCCGATCTTCACGAAGAACTCGCGCGCCTTCGCCACATCCTTGACCGGCAGATTGATCCAAAGCTGATTGATCATGCGTGTGCTCCTAGCTTGCTCGCGGAAAGATCCCGCGAGAAACTGTAAGCAACGTTCAGCGCACACGCTAGTCCGCGCGGTCTTATGTTCCGCTGCGAGCGGCTTTACTTCTTCTCCGGCGTCGCGGCAGCGGGCGCGGCCTTCTCCACCGACACCGCTTTCGGTTCCAGCTTCAGCGAGGCGGAGTTGATGCAGTAGCGCAAGCCGGTCGGAGTTTGGGGGCTGTCGTTGAAGACGTGCCCGAGGTGGGCGCCGCACTTGCGGCAAGTCACTTCGGTGCGCTGCATACCGGCCGAGTTGTCGACGTGTTCTTCGATCTTCTTGCTCTTCAACCCTTCGGCCGGTTGATAGAAGCTCGGCCAGCCGCAATGCGAGTCGAACTTTCCGTCCGACGAGAACAGCACCTCGCCGCAGCCGATGCAACGATAGACGCCGGGAGTCTTCGTGTCGGTATACTCGCCGGTGAAGGCCCGTTCGGTTCCTTTCAAGCGCGTGACGTAGAACTGCTTCTGCGTAAGAATCTTCCGCCACTCGGCCTCGGTCTTCACGACCTTCTCATCGCTCGTTGCCGAGGGCGCATCCTTCGAGGCGGCCTCCTTGGAGGCAGGCTCTTTTGTTGCAGGTGGTGCGGCAGGGTCGGCAGCGGCGGCGATCGAGGCCCCGTCGCGGAGGCTCGTTGCGACGAACCAACCGCCGGCGGCGATGAAGGTCGAGATCAAAACCGCAATGCTCAGCGTACTAGTCAAGCGAGGCATCGAAAATCTCTCCTGCTTTGAATGTTCTCTCGACTCACGCACCCGCGACACAACTCGGCGCACTCAAGCTTATGTTGTTCCGGCGGCGCGATGCGTTTCACTTCCTGTGCGGAATTGATTATACGCAAAACCTCGAATGAATTCATTTCGCAATTGAAAATAGCCCGAAAACCGGCTGTTTCGCAATATAAAGCCGGGCCTCTTCTCCCCTAAAAATCAGCGACGAGCATCCCTCCGTCGACCGGCAGCGTTTGCCCGGTCACTTGTCTCGAGCCGGTGAGCAAGCTCACGATCGCATCGGCGACGTCTTCCGGCGTGCTCACGCGCTGCAGCGGTAGTTTGTCTTCGTGCCGCTTCATCACCGTGTCGTACTGCAAGCCGAGCCCTTGTTCGAGCCACCGGCCGGCAATGAAGCCGGGGGCCACGGCGTTGACCCGAATCGTCGGGCTCAGCGCGCGTGCGAGCGAGATGGTCATGTTGATCACGGCGGCCTTCGACGCCGCGTAAGGGACCGAGCTACCCGTCGCTTTGATCCCCGCCACGCTCGCCACGTTCACCACATGTCCCGCTCCGGTTCGGATCATCGCCTCGCGGGCCGCGCGAATACACTGGAACGAACCTTTGACGTTCACATCCATGATCCGTTGCCAAACTTCATCGGTCACCTCTTCCAAAGCCGAGTGGGCGATGAAGCGCGTGGTGCCTGCATTGTTGACGAGAATGTCGAGCCGGCCGAACGCGTCGACCGCTTTGTCGATGAGAGCCCGACAGGCGGCATCGTCGGCCACGTCTCCTTGGGCCACGGCGGTGCGGACGCCGAGATCGCGCAATTCGGCGGCGAGCGCTTCGGCATCGGGACGCGAACGACAGTAATGTACCAAGACGTCGCAACCGCGCCGCGCGAGCTCCAGCGCCGTCGCTCGCCCAACACCGCTGCTCGAACCGGTCACTACCGCCGCTTGTCCGCGAAGATCGATCATCGAACGCCCCTCCGGTCCCGAATAATGCTGAAGTCTTGATTGAGTGCCGTCTCAGAAGACCGGCAGTATCTCGCGAGCGACGGGCCGTCGCAAGCTGCTCGTCGTGAGTATCTTAGATCCTTGGTTGAGGAGGCGGGCGGTTAGGAAAACTCGGTCGAGCGGAGCGTTTTCGGAAACTTGTCGGCAAGGTTTTGTCTTGCGACCGATCGAAAAACGGCGATATAATCGGAAGCCCGCCGACGACCGTCGGTTGTCTCCAGCTTTTCGCGCCGGCTGCGGCCTCCGCCTCGACTATCCCTCCCCACCGGATTCGCGAATATGCTCGAACTTACCGGACGCTCTTGGCCGTCGGCCGGCGGCTTGGCGCGACGCAGCTTCTTGAAGATCGGTTCCGTCGGTCTGGGTGCGGCCGGCATCGGCGGGCTCGCGCTACCCGACCTCATGGCACATCGGGCCTCGGCCGCCGCCGGCTCCGGGAAGAGTGCGAAAAACGACACGGCCGTGATCCTGTTTTGGATGGCCGGCGGGCCGTCGCAAAACGACACCTTCGATCCCAAGCCCGACGCCTCGGAGATCGTGCGCGGTCCGTTTAAGACGATCGACACCGCGGTTCCAGGGATGCGGTTCAGCGATCAGCTACCGCACCTCGCGAAGGTCGCCGATCGGCTTTCAGTCGTGCGCTCGATCCACCATACGCACGCCGTTCACGACGATGCCTCGCATTGGGTGCAGACCGGCTCGCCTCTGTTGTTCGCCCGCGAGCAAGGACAGAAGCAACCGGCGCAAGGGGCGGTCGTGTCGAAGCTGCGCGGCTCGTGCAAGGAGGGAGTTCCCCCTTACGTTTGCATTCCGGAAGCTTATTCGAGCCGAAGAGGCTTTTATCAGAATGCCGCGTTCCTTGGCGCGCGCCACAATCCCGTGGCCGGCGGCGGCGATCCGAAGTACGGCCAATACAAGCTGCCGGAGTTCTCGTTGCCGGCCGACCTTACGTTCGAGCGAATCGGCGATCGCCGCGCGCTGAGCGATTCGCTCAACGCATTGTCGCGACAAGTCGATCGGCATCCGGCGGTCGCGGCGCTCGACGACACGCGCAGCCAAGCCTACGACCTCGTCAGCGGAGCGGCGGCGCGGGAAGCGTTCGACCTGTCGCGCGAGCCCGACACGCTCCGCGATCGCTACGGTCGGCACTTCTGGGGGCAATCGGCGTTGCTCGCGCGCCGGCTCGTCGAGGCAGGGGTGACCTTCGTCACGATCAATCTCTATGAAGCCGAAGTCGATTGGTGGGACGACCATTCCGTGATCGAAACCGGTTTGCGTAAGCGGCTGCCGCGCTTCGATCAAAGCCTCGCGGCACTGATCGCCGATCTCCAAGACCGAGGCCTCGCCGAGCGGGTGCTCGTCGGTGCCTTCGGCGAGTTCGGCCGGTCGCCGAAGGTCGATGCGAAGGGGGGGCGCGGGCATTGGCCCGGCGCGATGTCGGCTGTGTTAAGCGGCGGAGGCTTGCGGAGCGGCCAAGTCGTCGGGTCGACCACGGCCGACGGCGGAGCGCCGAAAGATCGACCCCTCAGCCCGGGCGATCTCGCGGCGACGATGTATCGTGTGCTCGGCATCGACCACGAGCAGTTCATCCACGATGCGCAAAATCGCCCGCATCGGGTTCTTGAGCAAGGGAAGCCGATCGGCGAACTGTTCGGCTAGGCCGGCGCTAGTTGACGGGTTGTCCCGGTCCGCCTCCGAGCGGCGAGCGGTACTCGGCGGCCGTGATGATCCAGACGCCGTTGCGTTTGCGCAGCTCGACGTCGAACTTGAGTACGACGTGGCTCAGGGCGAGTTGGCCCCCG
This region of Planctomycetia bacterium genomic DNA includes:
- the pckA gene encoding phosphoenolpyruvate carboxykinase (ATP); the protein is MAPLPDLSRYGIYHAEYLRNPPAARLYEEAIKSDHGVITSVGALLSRSGSKTGRSPKDKRIVDHPMSSADVWWGDVNIKLAEHSFLVNRQRAVDFLNFRSQIYVVDGYAGWDPRYRLKIRIICARPYHALFMYNMLIRPTRDELESFGEPDYVIFNAGEFPANLHTEQMTSRTTIDLSFELKEFVILGTEYAGEMKKGVFTIMNYLMPKRGVLSMHCSANEGPAGDTSLFFGLSGTGKTTLSADPHRALIGDDEHCWSDDGVFNIEGGCYAKCVNLTKEKEPEIFDAIRFGSVLENVAYDERTRRVDYNNISVTENTRCSYPIEFIPNAKIPCIGNHPKNIILLTCDAFGVLPPVSKLSPEQAMYHFISGYTAKVAGTEVGVKEPQATFSACFGAAFLVWHPTKYAEMLAEKMRAHGAEAWLVNTGWSGGAYGTGLRMKLEYTRAIIDAIHSGELAQAPTVADPWFGFQVPQRATGVPEAILTPRKVWSDAAAYDSTAEHLADLFRKNFAKYADAAGATLLAAGPKRATQPMST
- a CDS encoding WD40 repeat domain-containing protein, encoding MPTIFTKRFATYLTLAALLASPAASTLAADAPKEAAPKAAAPKEPAKAEPAKTEPAKTEPVKKAEAKEPGQQAAAPKAPPAKLPEAKEHAPPPAVAPSTSPAANLAQHTRWVVDLAYSPDGKLLATVGGESLLYRQGDVAVWDAATGARKGTFAGHDSSVWSVAFSADGKTLATGSYDGIVKLWETATGKETASFPAHPHWIRALAFVPGSGLLASASEDGLVKLWDVSSAKPVEKQTLKGHTAAVNAILFSTDGKTLVTASDDKTIQVWDVAKGTPKAKLEGHTEPALTLAWVVADKQFVSGGEDRSIKIWNLDATKPAEMPTQRNWTTGITATPDGKVVVAGGYDRTLRLIDPAKKIETKLLEGFTTTVWTVALSPDGKQLAAGGAYDSSGKIPSVRLWQVPELKEAFPVDRPASATGAKLNDPWKPAPPPEVVIAAEPAKPPMAKPEEKKPEPAKPAEKKPEEKKPEAKKPEEKKPEPAKPQAAPAAPAEKKPEAKPAPVPEKKADVKTETKPDAKPEVKKADPAAPKK
- a CDS encoding RNA polymerase subunit sigma; the encoded protein is MSGPIIRSGPSPKFTQNWDSIFSGKSGAKAKPAAAKPEAKAAAKAEPKAAKAAKPAKAAKPAAKSTKKKAKK
- a CDS encoding cob(I)yrinic acid a,c-diamide adenosyltransferase produces the protein MKIYTKTGDDGETGLFGGPRVPKDHLRIEAYGTVDELNSVVGLVRLHLRSSQALLVGLDANLERIQNELFDLGAALATPEPMKFGIAGITDDAITALELSIDRLELDLEPLRQFILPGGAPAAAYLHLARTVCRRAERLLVALARAADIAPNAVIYLNRLSDWLFVAARWVNKSEGQPDVPWLKERPTS
- a CDS encoding sugar nucleotide-binding protein — encoded protein: MAEAPIPLPLLITGIAGVAGYNAFHYFRDKYPGQVIGIRQRDSKLTGPGVVACDAEDHDGLARLFAEHKFRAVLDCAGNCALRACELDPDLAWRINVGGVKNLLGAIRAAAEPVRLVHLSIDLVYSGFGYGNHIETDPTDPVTVYGKTMVAAEEVLAAEMPEACVLRISLPMGISFNGHAGAIDWIQSRFKKGRMATLYFDEFRTPTYTDCLNELCETVLAHERLQAPLSGLFHAGAPLALSLYEIAQVINRVGGYDPHLLMGCPRLHAGPIPPRAGNVAMDSSKLAAALGYQPFDPWPHHTAHVPTDRLWHYRRRGTEPGSETLLAEVLYRNPRRRG
- a CDS encoding RidA family protein, which gives rise to MSPQKKAEQLGITFEKLAPGYLNKCVRSGNQLLTSGHTSKIKGKLGADLKTEQGNAAARECAIEILRSVWNTHGTLDGLKVLKVLGCVNCTPDFIDQPAVINGCSDLLHEIFGKETDGYHARSALGFASLPSGVAVEIEAIFEVKG
- a CDS encoding Gfo/Idh/MocA family oxidoreductase, producing the protein MNDPHDLQRPSTNPNHPEFARRDMLRLAGAAGVMSLAGLAQGEEAAKPSARPTPGKTYRIGVVSAAILGKPQKLNGHTWHFAQYLHPTFDFDALKRHNPPAFDSFQKVYRNPKLDFGRLPFPDSKITHYYDADPAVAKMFTDVFPGVQVATSLEKMAEEVDAIWMGDASGLGEDHFDLCAPGLAKGLPTFCDKPIGGTVAGTKKILDFARKHKAPIMSASIFCYEWGMENALRIRDSAEFGQLEHVSARLQSRYSLPGWMIYGQHPVWTVMTLMGAGVDSVSLYEYKDTCHGLITWPDRYPCHVWFGQPYVGFEYDRTDVYFKKKLLSYTSSIDGDFAYGHKYQMFRMAEEFLKMVRTGVEPIPHQEILEVTAVVWAGAKSLKEQSRLVKLSEVMG
- a CDS encoding VOC family protein; the encoded protein is MINQLWINLPVKDVAKAREFFVKIGFTLNPQYGNGPGSASLLVGTKSTCVMLFPEATFQSFVMNEVADPRRATEVLFSIGADSRAEVDEMAQKVAAAGGTVFAEPSAKGDWMYGCGFIDPDGHRWNMLYMDMSKIPKG